A part of Halodesulfovibrio marinisediminis DSM 17456 genomic DNA contains:
- a CDS encoding bifunctional acetate--CoA ligase family protein/GNAT family N-acetyltransferase translates to MSQSTLKQMFRPTSVVIIGASEESGTPACDCMQNLLGGTFLGPVLPVVTQPDSPDTIFGQPVYTAIDTLPITPDLAIICVDANEVPFYIEELGKRGTQNAILFSSGYSRFNTKEAVRKRERLLALANKFSVRLLGPNGLGFINPSLGINASLVSSPFSMGKVAFITQSDSLFTSVLDWAVSKSLGFSHVISLGDMLDVGFSEVLDYLHMDMNTRAVLLYLESVANAREFMSAARALSRSKPVIVVKAGKSHAAEQAVAAHTGMILGADEVYEAAFKRAGMLRMDSIDSVFDTIQALAWSKPLKGKRLAIVANGGAPAFIATDLLLKGGGELAELTDEACQLLDDALGSAWSYWNPLVMDAKADAEMYASAIKPLLRDSSVDGILVLHIPTPGVDSATIAEKVVKTCKRSKKVILTSWLGAGDGDIARNIFFKAKVPSYFTPDSAVRTFLHLVQYRRNQIKLAEAPESRPDSNTDVLKSRAIVLQALEEKRQMLTVQEAEELLAAYGINCITTRSADSVDQIASIADEVGYPLAIKVLSPDIFRKSQVGGVMLDIQNSTEATAAAESILMNVAQYQPSARINGFAVQRMTQRMRGVELAVEVDTDPQFGPVIRFGQGGSIAHLIQDKQTELLPLNMSLAKELVASTHVSKQFVGHGTVSGVDAQAVYELLVSISQMLIDIPEIFELEINPVQADSSGAFALDAEIRVAWTDLGGADQLAICPYPAELEEIIQVTDDLTVRLRPIRPEDEPAHWDFVENLSPQDRRFRFFGNVGELPRSEMVKLTQIDYDREMAFIAQTIPEDGENPITVGSARAIISPDNETSEFAVVVRSDWKRKGLGRMLMSHLVEYLRSRKTKQITGEALGDNKNMVELARSLGFVVSKDFNDDTYHFTLDLRDDDAEADDGF, encoded by the coding sequence GTGAGCCAATCGACGCTAAAACAGATGTTTCGACCGACTTCTGTGGTAATAATTGGTGCTTCTGAAGAGTCTGGAACCCCTGCCTGTGATTGTATGCAGAACTTGCTTGGCGGAACGTTTCTGGGGCCTGTTCTGCCGGTTGTTACACAGCCGGATTCGCCTGATACAATTTTCGGCCAGCCAGTTTATACAGCCATTGATACACTTCCGATTACGCCGGATCTTGCTATTATATGTGTGGATGCAAACGAAGTTCCTTTTTATATAGAAGAACTTGGTAAGCGTGGAACCCAGAACGCAATCTTGTTTTCCTCCGGTTATTCACGGTTCAATACAAAAGAAGCCGTACGTAAACGTGAACGGCTTCTGGCGCTTGCGAATAAATTTTCTGTACGGTTGTTGGGGCCTAACGGGCTTGGCTTCATCAATCCTTCTCTCGGCATTAATGCCAGTCTCGTTTCGTCTCCTTTTTCCATGGGCAAAGTTGCCTTTATTACGCAGTCAGATTCTCTTTTTACGTCTGTTCTTGACTGGGCTGTCTCCAAATCTCTTGGTTTTTCCCATGTAATCTCTCTTGGCGATATGCTCGATGTAGGCTTCAGTGAAGTGCTGGATTATCTGCATATGGATATGAACACCCGTGCGGTTCTCTTGTATCTTGAGTCTGTTGCCAACGCGCGGGAATTTATGTCTGCCGCCCGAGCGTTATCGCGTTCAAAACCGGTTATTGTTGTTAAGGCGGGTAAGTCTCATGCAGCAGAACAGGCAGTTGCCGCTCATACAGGTATGATTTTGGGTGCTGACGAAGTGTACGAGGCAGCGTTTAAACGAGCCGGTATGCTGCGCATGGATTCTATTGATTCTGTATTCGATACAATTCAGGCTCTTGCATGGTCAAAGCCGCTTAAAGGTAAGCGGTTGGCGATCGTGGCAAACGGTGGTGCTCCTGCATTCATTGCAACTGATCTGCTGTTGAAAGGAGGCGGAGAGCTTGCTGAGTTGACTGACGAGGCATGTCAGCTTCTGGATGATGCATTGGGAAGCGCATGGTCATATTGGAACCCGCTGGTTATGGATGCCAAGGCTGACGCTGAAATGTATGCCAGTGCCATTAAGCCGTTACTTCGAGATAGCTCCGTAGACGGTATCTTAGTCTTGCATATTCCAACTCCTGGTGTGGATAGCGCTACCATTGCTGAAAAGGTGGTGAAAACCTGTAAACGCAGCAAGAAAGTTATTCTTACAAGTTGGCTCGGTGCAGGTGATGGAGATATTGCCCGGAATATCTTTTTTAAGGCCAAAGTGCCTTCCTATTTTACTCCGGATAGTGCTGTACGCACTTTCTTGCATCTTGTGCAGTACAGACGGAACCAGATTAAACTTGCGGAAGCTCCGGAGTCACGACCAGATAGTAATACAGATGTGCTGAAAAGCCGCGCGATCGTATTGCAGGCGCTGGAAGAAAAACGTCAGATGCTTACTGTGCAGGAAGCAGAGGAATTGCTGGCAGCTTATGGTATTAACTGTATTACTACTCGTAGCGCAGATTCTGTGGATCAGATTGCAAGCATTGCGGATGAGGTGGGGTACCCCCTAGCAATTAAAGTGCTTTCTCCAGATATTTTCCGTAAGTCACAGGTAGGCGGTGTAATGCTGGATATCCAGAACAGCACGGAAGCCACTGCCGCTGCCGAATCTATCTTAATGAATGTAGCGCAGTATCAGCCGTCCGCACGTATTAACGGTTTTGCCGTGCAGCGTATGACGCAGCGTATGCGTGGTGTTGAACTGGCTGTAGAAGTTGATACAGACCCACAGTTCGGTCCTGTTATCCGTTTTGGGCAGGGGGGATCAATTGCTCACCTCATTCAGGATAAGCAGACAGAATTACTGCCACTGAATATGAGCCTTGCAAAAGAGCTTGTTGCTTCGACTCATGTGAGTAAGCAGTTTGTTGGACATGGTACTGTTTCCGGAGTGGACGCGCAGGCTGTGTATGAGTTGTTGGTATCGATTTCTCAAATGCTGATTGATATACCGGAAATTTTTGAATTGGAGATCAATCCGGTGCAGGCTGATTCCAGCGGTGCATTCGCTTTGGATGCTGAAATCCGTGTGGCATGGACTGATCTCGGTGGTGCAGATCAGCTTGCAATTTGTCCGTATCCTGCTGAGCTGGAAGAAATTATACAAGTGACTGATGATCTGACTGTTCGCCTGCGTCCAATCCGTCCTGAGGATGAACCGGCGCATTGGGATTTTGTAGAGAACCTTAGCCCTCAAGATAGGCGGTTCCGTTTCTTTGGTAATGTGGGTGAGCTGCCACGTTCTGAAATGGTTAAGTTAACCCAGATCGACTATGACAGGGAGATGGCATTTATTGCACAGACAATCCCTGAGGATGGGGAGAATCCGATTACTGTAGGGTCTGCTCGTGCAATAATTTCACCGGATAACGAAACATCTGAGTTTGCAGTAGTCGTACGTAGTGACTGGAAGCGTAAGGGGCTTGGCCGTATGCTAATGTCTCATTTGGTGGAATATCTGCGATCTCGTAAGACAAAGCAGATTACTGGTGAAGCCCTTGGTGACAATAAGAATATGGTAGAGCTTGCCCGATCTCTGGGATTTGTTGTCTCGAAAGACTTTAATGACGATACCTACCACTTTACACTGGATTTACGCGATGATGATGCGGAAGCTGACGATGGTTTCTAG
- a CDS encoding HU family DNA-binding protein, whose product MNKSELVKVMAEDHNLSKDEATMLVNVFFDSIREALVEEGRVEIRGFGSFKVKEYKGYKGRNPKTGDSVEVSPKKLPVFRAGKELKEMVNK is encoded by the coding sequence GTGAATAAAAGCGAACTTGTAAAAGTAATGGCTGAGGATCACAACCTGTCCAAAGATGAAGCAACAATGCTAGTAAACGTCTTTTTTGACAGCATCCGTGAAGCTCTCGTTGAAGAGGGTAGAGTTGAAATCAGAGGATTCGGTTCCTTTAAAGTTAAAGAATACAAGGGATACAAAGGCCGTAACCCTAAAACAGGTGACAGCGTAGAAGTATCTCCGAAAAAATTGCCTGTATTCCGGGCAGGAAAAGAACTCAAAGAAATGGTTAACAAGTAG
- a CDS encoding YbgA family protein, with amino-acid sequence MQNTKKIRIGVSSCLLGNPVRFDGGHKKDQWLVNILGEYVDYVPVCPEVEMGLPVPREALRLVGDPENPRLVTNKTYIDHTKQMKKFAARRVKELEKENLCGFVFKRASPSSGMERVKVYKDVDPKEAKNAGAPSLKGIGVFARTFMEHFPLLPVEEEGRLGDPRLRENFIERIFVMQRWREMLDQPFLMRNLIRFHTRHKLLIMSHSIVHYRAMGKLVAHGKQTVPHDLLQQYQTELLTALKIKATINKHTNVLQHIAGYFKKKLTPDEKQEFQEIIERYHSNLVPLIVPITIGNHYVRKYGEEYLQSQWYLNPHPIELKLRNHV; translated from the coding sequence ATGCAGAACACAAAAAAAATTCGTATTGGTGTTTCTTCCTGCCTGCTAGGAAATCCAGTCCGGTTTGATGGAGGACATAAAAAAGATCAATGGCTTGTAAATATCCTTGGAGAGTATGTTGACTACGTTCCGGTGTGTCCTGAAGTTGAAATGGGCCTCCCTGTACCTCGAGAAGCACTGCGTCTCGTAGGAGATCCAGAAAATCCAAGACTCGTTACAAACAAAACATATATAGACCACACCAAACAAATGAAAAAATTTGCAGCTCGGCGGGTTAAAGAGTTAGAAAAAGAAAACCTGTGCGGCTTTGTTTTCAAACGAGCTTCGCCTTCCAGCGGTATGGAACGAGTAAAAGTCTACAAGGATGTTGACCCAAAAGAAGCAAAAAATGCTGGAGCACCGAGCCTTAAAGGCATCGGAGTATTTGCCAGAACATTTATGGAACACTTTCCACTACTCCCTGTAGAAGAAGAAGGGAGGCTTGGTGACCCTCGTCTGCGTGAAAACTTTATTGAACGAATTTTCGTCATGCAACGCTGGCGCGAGATGCTGGACCAGCCGTTTTTGATGCGTAATCTGATAAGATTCCATACCCGCCACAAACTACTAATCATGTCGCATAGCATCGTGCACTACCGTGCCATGGGCAAACTTGTGGCACACGGTAAGCAGACTGTCCCCCATGATCTTCTTCAACAATATCAAACTGAGTTGCTTACAGCGCTTAAAATAAAAGCGACTATTAACAAACATACCAACGTATTACAGCATATTGCCGGATATTTTAAAAAGAAACTTACCCCAGATGAGAAGCAAGAGTTTCAAGAAATAATAGAACGATATCACTCCAACTTAGTGCCACTTATTGTTCCAATTACCATCGGTAATCATTATGTACGAAAATATGGCGAAGAGTATCTGCAGTCACAATGGTATTTGAACCCGCATCCGATTGAATTGAAGCTTCGGAACCATGTTTAA
- a CDS encoding HAD family hydrolase, protein MTTEQSQPIEVVFFDFSGVLADEGFVDGLRKIAVRNGFDPDEFQAVATEICYEGGYATGKASEAEFWEELRKKTGLVEQVEMLHMEIMAGFNVRLWMLEVVDAIRASGVKTAILSDHTNWLEALDFELSIYSHFDRVFNSYREGISKRSHDYFHHALRAMDVKPERALFVDDNPSNLLRAGEIGMQTLLYDEHEKVLERLQSLFPSVKFPMA, encoded by the coding sequence ATGACCACGGAACAGTCTCAACCAATTGAAGTTGTGTTCTTTGACTTCAGCGGTGTTCTTGCTGATGAGGGATTTGTAGACGGGTTACGTAAAATTGCCGTCCGTAATGGGTTTGACCCTGACGAGTTTCAGGCTGTTGCTACCGAAATTTGCTATGAAGGCGGCTACGCCACAGGTAAAGCCAGTGAAGCTGAATTCTGGGAAGAGTTGCGTAAAAAAACAGGATTGGTAGAGCAGGTTGAGATGCTGCATATGGAAATCATGGCGGGATTCAATGTGCGTCTTTGGATGCTTGAAGTTGTGGATGCTATTCGTGCGAGTGGCGTAAAAACAGCCATTTTAAGTGATCATACAAATTGGCTTGAAGCTCTTGATTTTGAGCTTTCCATTTACTCACATTTTGATCGGGTTTTTAATTCATACCGAGAAGGCATATCCAAACGTTCGCACGATTATTTCCATCATGCTTTGCGTGCCATGGATGTTAAACCGGAACGCGCGTTATTTGTAGACGATAATCCTTCCAATCTATTGCGTGCTGGTGAGATTGGGATGCAGACTTTGCTGTATGATGAGCACGAAAAAGTGTTGGAACGACTTCAGTCATTATTCCCAAGTGTTAAATTCCCTATGGCATAA
- a CDS encoding phosphatidylserine decarboxylase family protein: protein MRKPTSGLTPEGIPSLLLTGLGTLAFAIMGCWVLSTVFFILFWFSLHFFRDPERVTPTGEGLAVSPADGKVIKITPMEDPFTGERRMCICIFMNVFSVHVNRSPLDSTVRGIKYFSGKYFNAAWDKASTDNERCAYDLEHADGSRWTMVQIAGLIARRIVCRVNEGEELTRGERYGMIKFGSRVDLYLPEGYAPSVTVGEQVFAGETVIASKDDN from the coding sequence ATGAGAAAACCAACTAGCGGCCTTACCCCTGAAGGTATCCCTTCTTTACTGTTAACCGGTCTCGGTACCCTTGCGTTTGCAATTATGGGGTGCTGGGTACTGTCCACTGTGTTTTTTATCCTTTTCTGGTTCAGCCTGCACTTCTTCCGTGATCCGGAGCGTGTGACACCAACCGGTGAAGGACTTGCTGTAAGTCCTGCTGACGGCAAGGTTATCAAAATTACACCAATGGAAGATCCGTTTACCGGTGAGCGCCGCATGTGTATCTGTATCTTCATGAACGTGTTTAGCGTACATGTGAACCGTTCTCCTCTTGATAGCACTGTCCGCGGCATCAAGTATTTCTCCGGAAAGTACTTTAATGCTGCTTGGGACAAGGCTTCAACCGATAACGAACGTTGTGCATACGATCTCGAACATGCTGACGGCAGCCGTTGGACAATGGTACAGATTGCAGGTCTTATTGCCCGCAGAATTGTGTGTCGTGTGAACGAGGGAGAAGAGTTAACCCGTGGAGAACGTTACGGAATGATCAAGTTTGGTTCTCGGGTTGACCTTTATCTTCCAGAGGGCTATGCTCCTTCCGTTACCGTTGGTGAGCAGGTGTTTGCAGGTGAAACTGTAATTGCCAGTAAAGATGACAACTAA
- the pssA gene encoding CDP-diacylglycerol--serine O-phosphatidyltransferase — MDQSKARKGIFILPNLFTTASLFAGFMGLVWASAGKFEMCATAILFSALMDGLDGKVARLTGTASEFGVQYDSLCDLVAFGLVPAFMMYSMYLHQFNRLGIAVAFLFAACAALRLARFNVSTAVVPKKFFIGLPSPAGGCALAAFVFFTQYIPADFSGFIPAIALGLTFVAAFSMVSRVRYFSFKEYGFVKARPFSTLVSAILIFTLIISEPKLLGFIIIGGYIISGPVYTFLFLSRRSTKLLGDLSES; from the coding sequence ATGGATCAATCAAAAGCCCGCAAGGGAATCTTTATTTTGCCTAACCTTTTCACCACAGCGAGCCTTTTTGCAGGCTTTATGGGGTTGGTGTGGGCATCTGCGGGAAAATTTGAAATGTGTGCTACCGCTATTCTTTTCTCCGCCCTCATGGACGGCTTAGATGGTAAAGTTGCGCGTTTGACTGGCACTGCCAGTGAATTTGGTGTGCAGTACGACTCCTTGTGTGACCTCGTGGCATTTGGTCTCGTACCAGCGTTCATGATGTACTCAATGTACCTTCATCAGTTCAACCGCCTCGGCATTGCTGTCGCCTTCTTGTTCGCAGCTTGTGCTGCACTCAGATTGGCGCGTTTCAACGTTTCCACAGCAGTGGTTCCTAAGAAGTTCTTTATCGGACTTCCTTCACCTGCTGGTGGCTGCGCACTTGCTGCCTTCGTATTCTTTACTCAGTACATTCCTGCTGATTTCTCTGGTTTTATCCCTGCGATTGCGTTGGGTCTTACCTTTGTTGCAGCATTTTCAATGGTTAGCCGTGTACGTTACTTCTCCTTTAAAGAGTACGGTTTCGTGAAGGCTCGTCCATTTAGCACTCTCGTATCTGCTATCCTTATCTTTACCCTAATTATTAGCGAGCCGAAGCTACTAGGCTTCATTATTATTGGCGGCTACATTATTAGCGGACCTGTGTATACATTCCTATTTCTATCACGCAGGTCCACAAAGTTACTGGGTGACCTTTCCGAGAGCTAA
- a CDS encoding 2-isopropylmalate synthase — translation MSDRLYIFDTTLRDGEQSPGATMNQIEKIRLARELENLGVDIMEAGFPAASQGDFEAVRKIAQTIKHSQVAGLCRAMAADIDRCWDAIKDATHPRIHTFLATSPVHMEYKLRKTPEQVLEMTEAAVKHAAKYTSNIEFSAEDASRSDWDFLAKVAETAINAGATTINIPDTVGYAQPQEFGQMIRHVIENTSNSHKAVFSVHCHNDLGLAVANTLAAIDAGARQAEVTISGIGERAGNAALEELIMALRTRGDYYDIETNVKSEQLFPTCRLLSMIIGQPIPANKAIVGANAFAHESGIHQDGMLKNRETYEIMTPESVGREKTDIILGKHSGRNAIKGKTTELGYPLEDDELQIVFEAVKRLADKKEKVYDADIEAIILEEVYRIPDKYRLVHLSVQSSDVGVPPNAAVVMEINGIRREHTTFGTGPIDAVFKTISQIVGRAPKLKRYSVNAITSGGDAQGEVTVRLEENGCTTVGRGSDPDIIAASARAFLNALNRLDKMNSEG, via the coding sequence ATGTCCGATCGCTTATATATTTTCGATACCACTTTGAGAGATGGAGAGCAGTCTCCAGGCGCAACCATGAACCAGATTGAGAAGATTCGCCTTGCGCGTGAGCTCGAAAATTTGGGTGTCGATATTATGGAAGCAGGGTTTCCTGCTGCAAGCCAAGGGGATTTTGAGGCAGTACGCAAGATTGCACAAACCATTAAGCACTCACAGGTAGCGGGTTTGTGCCGCGCGATGGCGGCGGATATTGACAGGTGCTGGGATGCAATCAAAGACGCAACGCATCCACGAATTCATACATTCCTTGCAACCAGTCCGGTGCACATGGAGTACAAGCTCCGTAAGACTCCGGAACAGGTTTTGGAAATGACTGAAGCGGCTGTAAAACATGCAGCAAAATATACTTCTAACATTGAGTTTTCTGCAGAAGATGCGTCCCGATCCGACTGGGACTTCCTTGCAAAGGTTGCAGAGACTGCAATCAACGCTGGCGCTACTACCATCAACATTCCTGATACCGTAGGGTATGCACAACCTCAGGAATTTGGACAGATGATTCGCCACGTAATTGAAAACACCAGCAACAGCCATAAGGCAGTGTTCAGTGTACATTGCCATAACGACCTTGGTTTGGCTGTGGCAAACACTCTTGCAGCGATTGATGCAGGTGCACGACAGGCTGAAGTAACCATCTCCGGTATTGGAGAGCGTGCCGGTAACGCAGCACTCGAAGAACTTATTATGGCGTTACGCACCCGTGGTGACTACTACGACATTGAAACCAACGTTAAGTCAGAGCAGTTGTTCCCTACCTGCCGTTTGCTTTCAATGATCATTGGTCAGCCTATTCCTGCAAATAAAGCAATTGTCGGTGCAAACGCATTTGCGCATGAGTCCGGTATCCATCAGGACGGCATGCTCAAGAACCGTGAAACCTACGAGATTATGACTCCTGAATCCGTAGGACGCGAAAAAACAGATATCATCCTCGGTAAGCATTCCGGTCGCAATGCAATTAAAGGCAAAACTACCGAACTTGGTTACCCGTTGGAAGATGACGAATTACAGATTGTTTTTGAGGCTGTTAAACGCCTCGCAGACAAAAAAGAGAAGGTTTACGACGCAGACATTGAGGCAATCATCCTTGAAGAAGTCTACCGTATTCCTGATAAATACAGACTGGTACATCTCTCCGTTCAGTCAAGTGATGTGGGAGTGCCACCGAATGCAGCCGTTGTAATGGAAATTAACGGTATCCGCAGAGAGCACACTACGTTCGGCACAGGTCCTATTGATGCAGTGTTTAAAACCATTTCCCAAATCGTTGGACGCGCACCAAAGCTCAAACGATACAGTGTAAACGCCATCACCAGTGGCGGAGATGCACAGGGCGAAGTAACCGTACGGCTCGAAGAAAATGGTTGCACAACTGTAGGACGTGGATCCGATCCTGACATCATTGCAGCTAGCGCAAGGGCATTTCTCAACGCTTTAAACAGACTCGATAAAATGAACTCGGAGGGCTAA
- the leuC gene encoding 3-isopropylmalate dehydratase large subunit, protein MAHTLAQKILQRHTDQKIEGTGQIVQCDVSLVLANDITAPLAIKSFKAMGAEKVFDKDKVALVMDHFTPQKDIASAIQVKNTREFAQEQNITHYYEGGNCGVEHALLPELGLVGPGDIVIGADSHTCTYGGLGAFATGLGSTDVAGGMALGSTWFKVPPTIRAIFNGELPEFVGAKDLILRLIGEIGVSGALYKALEFGGTTVDSLDVEGRMTIANMAIEAGGKCGLFPVDAKTLEYTAARGRNDEALLPDEGAEYERVLTFDVSNMSPMVACPHLPDNVHPVENVEPKKVDQVVIGSCTNGRISDLREAAAVLKGRKVASHTRAIVLPATPNIWKQALREGLIETFMEAGCIVGPATCGPCLGGHMGILADGEVAVATTNRNFKGRMGSLESEVYLSSPAVAAASALAGEIADPRKV, encoded by the coding sequence ATGGCACACACACTCGCACAAAAAATCTTACAGAGACACACAGATCAAAAAATCGAAGGAACCGGACAGATCGTTCAGTGCGATGTTTCCTTGGTTCTTGCAAACGATATTACTGCACCGCTTGCCATTAAATCTTTCAAGGCAATGGGCGCAGAAAAAGTGTTTGATAAAGATAAAGTGGCACTCGTAATGGACCACTTTACTCCGCAGAAAGACATTGCATCAGCAATTCAGGTGAAAAATACCCGTGAATTTGCGCAAGAGCAGAATATTACGCACTACTACGAGGGTGGTAACTGCGGTGTTGAACACGCACTTTTGCCGGAGCTCGGCCTTGTAGGCCCTGGCGACATCGTTATCGGCGCAGATTCTCACACCTGCACCTACGGTGGCCTCGGTGCTTTCGCAACCGGTCTTGGTTCCACAGACGTAGCAGGCGGTATGGCACTTGGTTCCACATGGTTCAAAGTGCCGCCGACAATCCGTGCAATCTTCAATGGCGAACTTCCTGAGTTCGTAGGCGCAAAGGATCTCATCTTGCGTCTTATCGGCGAAATCGGTGTATCCGGCGCGCTCTACAAGGCGCTCGAATTCGGTGGTACCACAGTTGATTCCCTTGATGTGGAAGGTCGTATGACCATCGCTAACATGGCTATTGAAGCTGGCGGCAAATGTGGCCTCTTCCCGGTAGATGCAAAGACTCTCGAATACACCGCAGCTCGCGGTCGTAACGATGAAGCTCTCTTACCGGATGAAGGCGCAGAATACGAACGTGTTCTTACATTCGACGTATCGAATATGTCACCAATGGTTGCATGTCCGCACTTGCCGGATAACGTGCACCCAGTAGAAAATGTCGAGCCTAAAAAGGTTGATCAGGTCGTCATCGGTTCCTGTACTAACGGTCGTATCAGCGACTTGCGTGAAGCAGCAGCCGTACTCAAAGGACGCAAAGTCGCATCACACACACGTGCCATCGTTCTTCCTGCAACGCCAAACATCTGGAAGCAGGCACTGCGTGAAGGTCTTATCGAAACCTTCATGGAAGCAGGTTGTATCGTAGGCCCTGCAACATGCGGCCCTTGTCTCGGCGGACATATGGGCATCCTTGCTGACGGTGAAGTAGCAGTAGCTACAACCAACCGTAACTTTAAAGGACGCATGGGCAGCCTCGAGTCAGAAGTCTACCTTTCAAGTCCTGCCGTTGCTGCGGCAAGTGCACTTGCAGGTGAGATCGCTGATCCTCGCAAAGTGTAA
- a CDS encoding 3-isopropylmalate dehydratase small subunit — protein sequence MTLQGKVHKVGDHIDTDAIIPARFLVTTDEKELGANCMEGLEAGWVERVSEGDIMVAGENFGCGSSREHAPISILGAGMKVVVAHSFARIFYRNSFNMGLLLIEVGDDVKHIEDGHEVAVDIEAGTVTNVTTGKVISFPPLPQFMRDFVDNGGLIPYVREKLKAKN from the coding sequence ATGACCTTACAAGGTAAAGTCCACAAAGTGGGCGATCACATAGATACTGATGCAATCATTCCTGCGCGTTTTTTGGTAACAACTGATGAAAAAGAGCTTGGCGCAAACTGCATGGAAGGTCTCGAAGCAGGCTGGGTAGAGCGTGTTTCCGAAGGCGATATCATGGTTGCCGGTGAGAACTTCGGTTGCGGTTCTTCACGTGAACATGCTCCGATTTCTATCCTTGGTGCTGGTATGAAGGTAGTTGTTGCGCATTCTTTTGCGCGTATTTTCTACCGTAACAGCTTTAATATGGGATTGTTACTCATTGAAGTTGGCGATGACGTTAAGCACATTGAAGATGGACATGAAGTAGCAGTCGATATCGAAGCGGGTACAGTGACTAACGTAACCACTGGTAAAGTAATTAGCTTCCCGCCGCTTCCACAGTTTATGCGTGACTTTGTCGATAACGGGGGACTCATTCCATACGTGCGAGAAAAGTTAAAAGCCAAAAATTAG
- the leuB gene encoding 3-isopropylmalate dehydrogenase, whose protein sequence is MDMNIVLLPGDGIGPEITAQAVEVMKKVTDKFGHKVTFTEELIGGCAIDATGSPLPKETVEACKKADAVFLGAVGGPKWDNLDGATRPEAGLLGIRKELGLFANLRPAKLFPELSSACYLRPDIVEDGIDVMVVRELTGGIYFGQPQGQEERDGVRYGYNTMVYNEDEVRRIARIAFEAAMKRDKRVCSVDKANVLEVSRLWRAVVEEVATEYPEVELTHMYVDNAAMQLVRDPNQFDVIVTGNLFGDILSDEAAVITGSIGMLPSASLNKSGTGLFEPIHGSAPDIAGQNKANPLASILSMAMMLRHSFNLIKEANAIENAVQQVLSEGYRTGDIMSNGETLVGCNTMGNLVVERL, encoded by the coding sequence ATGGATATGAATATCGTTTTGTTGCCGGGTGACGGCATCGGGCCGGAGATCACCGCTCAGGCTGTAGAGGTCATGAAGAAAGTCACAGATAAGTTCGGTCACAAAGTAACCTTCACTGAAGAGCTTATCGGTGGTTGCGCTATTGATGCTACAGGCAGTCCGTTACCGAAGGAAACTGTTGAGGCATGCAAGAAGGCGGATGCAGTATTTCTTGGCGCTGTAGGTGGCCCTAAGTGGGATAATCTCGATGGCGCTACTCGTCCTGAAGCTGGTTTGCTTGGTATCCGTAAGGAGCTTGGCCTGTTTGCGAATTTACGCCCTGCGAAGTTGTTCCCTGAGCTTTCCAGTGCATGCTATCTCCGTCCTGACATTGTAGAAGACGGTATTGATGTAATGGTTGTTCGTGAGCTTACTGGTGGTATCTATTTTGGTCAGCCGCAGGGGCAGGAAGAGCGTGATGGCGTTCGATATGGCTACAATACCATGGTCTACAATGAAGATGAAGTACGCCGCATTGCCCGCATTGCTTTTGAAGCAGCGATGAAACGTGACAAGCGTGTGTGTTCTGTAGATAAAGCTAACGTACTTGAAGTTTCCCGTCTTTGGAGAGCTGTTGTTGAAGAAGTTGCAACTGAATATCCAGAAGTAGAACTCACACATATGTATGTTGATAACGCAGCAATGCAGCTTGTTCGTGATCCGAACCAGTTCGACGTTATCGTGACCGGTAACCTCTTCGGTGACATTTTGTCTGACGAAGCAGCTGTTATCACCGGTTCTATCGGTATGCTTCCTTCTGCATCCCTTAATAAGTCTGGAACTGGTCTTTTTGAGCCGATTCATGGCTCTGCACCAGACATCGCAGGTCAGAATAAAGCGAACCCGCTTGCATCAATTCTCTCCATGGCAATGATGCTGCGTCATTCCTTCAACCTCATTAAAGAAGCAAATGCGATTGAAAATGCCGTTCAGCAAGTGCTGAGTGAAGGCTATAGAACTGGGGACATTATGTCCAACGGGGAAACCCTTGTTGGTTGTAATACCATGGGTAATTTAGTTGTAGAGCGCTTATAG